DNA from Bacteroides zoogleoformans:
CCGGAGAGACGACCACCCGTAGTCCGTGGTCGCGGGCAAAAGCTGTTATCAGTTCATAATGAAAGCCGGACAGCGTATCGCCATTTACATGGAATCCTATGGAGCTGTATTCGATAGCTACATGTATGACGCCTTGGGCGGCAATCTCGGCATAGTCGCGCGGATGTTTCCGGGGCTTTTCTTTCGGTCGGGCCAGATAATGGGCCATCAGCACCGCCGTGACTCCTAAGAATGCATATTTCAGTAGTTTGCTTTTAGTCATGCCGATGGTTTGTCAGTCATAGAAATTCCATGAGATACCAATCTTGAACAGGCGCGGATTGATGGGGTAGTGGGGCACTAAGAAGTAGTTTGAGCTTCCGGTACCGGCATTGACATGATACATCATGGCGAATAGACGTGTCCGTTTCAGTTGTAGATTGGCATAGACATTCACAATGGGATAACCGCCAATCTCTACCCGGTCATCCGTCGATTGCAGGTGAAACTGCTGTATGCCGGGAGCGTAGGCAGGCGCATGATACTTGCTGAAGTATCTGACGTCGGCGCCTAATTGAAGGGTCAGTACCTTCTTTGCCAGACGGGCCAGCAGATATAGATTGTGGTATAATGAAAGCCGGGGTAAAGGAAGTACCGTTTCATTGCTTGTCTTCTGCCAGGTCACTTCATTGTCCAAATGAAATATCCCCAGCCGGAAATTCTGTTTCAGAGTGGCGCACAGCACTTGTATGTCATCTCCATGCTGTTCGGGGATGGCGTTCTGATTGAAGTAAGTATAGTTCTTGATGTTCTCCACACCGGCCCGGAGGTTGGTTCCCCAATGGGCAATGTTCAGTTCTCCCTCTATGCGCGTGCGCAATTCTTTATTCATGTCGTCATTATCCCAATTGTAATGATTGGAATGATAATGGCGCATGTAGAAAGAGGGCAGGGTATTGCTTATATAGCCTCGGGCATATAAATTCACGGAATCTTTCCACAGGCGGAAGTTCATGTCCAGATTGGCATTGATGCGGAATTGTCCGATGGCTTTTTCCAGCATACCCACTTCACCGTTTACATTGTAGTGCAGCAAGCTGCCTTCGCGTTTGGCCAGCTCGCCTCCCAAGAAGACTTCTTGCTCCGTATGGCGGATGCGGCTCATATCCGTGAGTGTATCCGTATTCATCAAATCATATCGGCTGAATTTATGGGAGATATACGCTGTAAGTCCGGCTTTGGCATATTTGTTGAAGCCCTCCAGCAAAGCTATGCCGAATGTGTTCTTTACACTGAAGGCCGTGGTGGAGTCGTTGCTGTGATTGTTATACAATTTATATTCTTTAGGGAAGAATCCGGCAGGTTCGCTGCCCGAACGGAATCGATGTCGCGACCGTTCCACCTTCACCGTATGGATGAAGCTGGTGACGGGTACAAACTCTTCCGTCACAAGTGTATCTTGCGGGGCGTTTTTTGCTGCGGGCAGGCTGTCGTTGCCGGCGTCATGGTGCATGTGGTTGGCGGCCGCTTTCGCTCCTTGCGGTTGCTTCTCTTGTATCGTCTGCGTCTTTTTGGTGAATCCAAGGCGATACCGTTGGGCAAGGTAAACGTAAAAATCCTTGTTGCGGTTCGAGGTCTGCTCTAATTTTACGGGAATGGTGGTCGATTCGTATTGTTTCTTTCCTCCTGACATGTTCTCCGGCCGCGTGATGTATTGGTCGTCTGTGATGCCGCCGTTTTCGTTCATCTTCAGCATGAAGTTGTTATAGATACCCTGTATCTGATATTTTTCGCCCATGTAGCTGCCGAATATGCCTGCGTTGAAGTGTGCGGTTGACTGGTTCTGATAGTAGCCCCGTCCGTACAAGTAGTCTATGTGGAAGCCGAAAGCCAGCCTCTTGTTGGCGTTGACGGAGAAGTAAGATTTGAAGCGCTCTTCGCCGTTCACCTTATTCCCCGCCTTGTAATAGGTCAGATTGGTATAAGGGATGTTGCTGTTCGTAAATTTCACTTGTCCCGGGTGGACAAAGAAGCCGGAGAAAGGTTCCATGAAGATGGTCGGTTCTTGAGCGTTCCGTTCAAAGAAGATACGCGAGAGGCGCGGCGACCCCAAATTCCCCAAATAGTTATAGTGTCCTGAAAAACCTTCTACCAGATTGCTGTTCTGGAAGTTAAGGCTGACCGTATCGGCAGGCATGAGGATGCGCTCGCCCAATGTCTCGCTTATTTGCCACATATAGAGTTTTGGGGGAAGGCTTTTGATTTCCGTGTCGGTGCTGTCTTCCAGATTGTTCGGCCGGGTGCTCGGATCAACCTGGTTGCCGAAGCGGTCCCGGTTATTCATCGGGTTCAGGGTGTTTTGCGCCAGGGCTCCCCATATCCCGACGATGGATAGAAAGATGTATGTCAGTGCAATTCGTCTCATAATTAGGCGCAAAGATACAATAAAATATTATTAGCTTATGGAATTCAACCTTTTTTGCTTCTTTTAAAGGGAGCCTTGGACAGAGACGGCCGACACTATGACTCAGGCACGGAATTTGCGGACAATCTACACGGTTTATGCGAATTAAGTCCGTGCAACTCCGTGAAATCCGTGCCTGAGAAAGAGAGCGGTGCGGTTATTTCGGTGCGGGAGGTTTTATTTCATCTCCTCGATCAGTTCCATTCCGCGCTTGATGGCTTCTTCGTTCATCGGAATCAGGTGGTGGTGGCGTTCGGGCAGGGTCTTCTTCAGCCCTCTGATTACGCTGTCGAGGGTCACCATCGGCTTTATTTTCAGCAATCCGCCCAGCACAATCATGTTGAATGCCTTGGCGTTGTTCATTTCGTTGGCGGCGTCCATGGCATCGATGCGATATACGCGGATGTCTTTGCGCGTGGGCGGGTGGATGATGCCGTAACCGTCGTAGATAAGTACGCCGCCCGGCTTCAGCTTGCTCTCGAACTTCTCCAACGACGGTTGGTTCAAGATGATGGCTGCATCATATTTGCTCAAAATGGGCGAGGATATCTTCTCGTCGCTCACGATGACGGTCACGTTGGCCGTACCGCCCCGTTGCTCCGGTCCGTAAGCCGGCATCCAGGTCACCTCTTTTCCTTCCATCAGTCCGGAGTATGCCAGAATCTTTCCCATGG
Protein-coding regions in this window:
- a CDS encoding 2-oxoacid:acceptor oxidoreductase family protein, with translation MKEEIIIAGFGGQGVLSMGKILAYSGLMEGKEVTWMPAYGPEQRGGTANVTVIVSDEKISSPILSKYDAAIILNQPSLEKFESKLKPGGVLIYDGYGIIHPPTRKDIRVYRIDAMDAANEMNNAKAFNMIVLGGLLKIKPMVTLDSVIRGLKKTLPERHHHLIPMNEEAIKRGMELIEEMK
- a CDS encoding putative porin; this encodes MRRIALTYIFLSIVGIWGALAQNTLNPMNNRDRFGNQVDPSTRPNNLEDSTDTEIKSLPPKLYMWQISETLGERILMPADTVSLNFQNSNLVEGFSGHYNYLGNLGSPRLSRIFFERNAQEPTIFMEPFSGFFVHPGQVKFTNSNIPYTNLTYYKAGNKVNGEERFKSYFSVNANKRLAFGFHIDYLYGRGYYQNQSTAHFNAGIFGSYMGEKYQIQGIYNNFMLKMNENGGITDDQYITRPENMSGGKKQYESTTIPVKLEQTSNRNKDFYVYLAQRYRLGFTKKTQTIQEKQPQGAKAAANHMHHDAGNDSLPAAKNAPQDTLVTEEFVPVTSFIHTVKVERSRHRFRSGSEPAGFFPKEYKLYNNHSNDSTTAFSVKNTFGIALLEGFNKYAKAGLTAYISHKFSRYDLMNTDTLTDMSRIRHTEQEVFLGGELAKREGSLLHYNVNGEVGMLEKAIGQFRINANLDMNFRLWKDSVNLYARGYISNTLPSFYMRHYHSNHYNWDNDDMNKELRTRIEGELNIAHWGTNLRAGVENIKNYTYFNQNAIPEQHGDDIQVLCATLKQNFRLGIFHLDNEVTWQKTSNETVLPLPRLSLYHNLYLLARLAKKVLTLQLGADVRYFSKYHAPAYAPGIQQFHLQSTDDRVEIGGYPIVNVYANLQLKRTRLFAMMYHVNAGTGSSNYFLVPHYPINPRLFKIGISWNFYD